One Anser cygnoides isolate HZ-2024a breed goose chromosome 6, Taihu_goose_T2T_genome, whole genome shotgun sequence genomic region harbors:
- the ZSWIM2 gene encoding LOW QUALITY PROTEIN: E3 ubiquitin-protein ligase ZSWIM2 (The sequence of the model RefSeq protein was modified relative to this genomic sequence to represent the inferred CDS: inserted 7 bases in 4 codons; substituted 1 base at 1 genomic stop codon) encodes MAAEPPPEAARAASASTSADTLVINCRILLKKYRLPRDHEYASKLGLLEREIEEILERLHQKPTQNAKQTLFSQTAHEENDRCIHQKEIDEKDVCPICQEELLKKMLPITYCRYSCGNNVHVKCMKIWADHQDETEKDSVVKCPLCREKFAPLELIPEEFRNSDQLVTATEKARLDRHLGIPCSNCRVFPIVGKCYKYVHWVCYHLCHECFIGFCHSXHVFLFRQKRNKKWRAPEQLSELSAQGAISKSFNSANNSKEKLFYLXKTTCNPKNIVKSLPVILVSKHSNLLAPGIQCRXCLKSFHLGQYVRLLPCNHKFHRECIDSWLLYRKNTXPIDEYVVYNPLTWKDTPAKQENFPTGSHTSVRELVKQRKPEMCLSGSQFYLKQVSSEHTSGSSQSSFXKLSNNSVPETQKDLRSFSDLHLGDSDNNSSRTLCNFSRHGEDISLSSCEAAFSAKSSTIRKADIHNAFRIPHRFDCSKTSKAFSIRKDDSDNSTNERYPRELNLEINLCATSHSSEKGSKDMGNTSHQQRLLTRRLPKDNHLNFKQTKTDLLLEGIPLHASSRFSCFK; translated from the exons ATGCTTCTAAGTTGGGTCTTCTTGAAAGAGAAATTGAGGAGATACTTGAGCGATTGCATCAGAAACCaacacaaaatgcaaaacaaactcTCTTCTCACAAACAGCACATGAAGAGAATGACAGATGCAttcatcagaaagaaattgaCGAAAAGGATGTTTGTCCCATTTGTCAGGAGGAGTTACTAAAGAAAATGCTTCCCATCACTTACTGCAG ataCAGCTGTGGTAACAATGTACACgtaaaatgcatgaaaatttGGGCTGACCACCAAGATGAAACCGAGAAAGATTCTGTAGTGAAGTGCCCACTCTGCAGGGAAAAATTTGCACCTCTAGAGCTCATACCAGAAGAATTTAGAAACTCTGACCAGCTTGTGACTGCAACAGAGAAAGCGAGACTGGATAGGCACCTTGGAATCCCTTGCAGTAACTGCAGAGTATTTCCAATTGTGGGCAAGTGCTacaagtat gtgCACTGGGTGTGCTATCACCTATGCCATGAATGTTTCATTGGTTTCTGCCATTC CCACGTTTTTCTTTTTAGACAG aagagaaataagaaatggAGAGCTCCTGAACAGCTTTCAGAATTATCAGCCCAAGGAGCAATATCTAAAAGCTTTAACTCAGCAAATAATTctaaagaaaagctattttatcTTTAGAA gacTACTTGTAACCCAAAGAACATTGTGAAGTCTTTACCTGTTATTTTAGTTAGCAAACATAGTAATTTACTTGCCCCAGGTATTCAATGTAG CTGTTTGAAGAGCTTTCATCTTGGTCAGTATGTAAGACTCCTACCATGTAATCACAAG TTTCACAGGGAATGTATTGACAGTTGGCTACTATACCGAAAAAACAC TCCCATTGATGAATATGTTGTATACAATCCTCTGACTTGGAAGGATACACCAGCCAAACAGGAAAACTTCCCAACAGGTTCTCATACAAGTGTTAGAGAACTTGTAAAACAAAGGAAACCGGAAATGTGTCTCTCTGGAAGTCAATTTTATCTCAAGCAAGTATCATCTGAACATACGTCAGGAAGTTCTCAAAGTAGCT AAAAACTTTCTAATAACAGCGTGCCAGAGACTCAAAAGGATTTAAGAAGTTTTAGCGACCTCCATCTAGGTGATTCTGATaataacagcagcagaactCTATGCAATTTTTCTAGGCACGGTGAGGATATTTCTCTAAGCTCTTGCGAGGCAGCATTTTCTGCGAAGTCCAGCACCATTAGGAAAGCTGACATTCATAATGCTTTCAGAATCCCACATCGGTTTGACTGcagcaaaacaagcaaagcattttCTATTAGAAAAGATGACTCTGATAATTCCACAAATGAAAGATACCCCAGGGAGCTGAATTTGGAAATCAATTTGTGTGCAACAAGccattcttcagaaaaaggCAGTAAAGATATGGGAAACACCAGCCACCAACAGAGGCTCCTAACAAGGCGACTGCCTAAAGATAATCATCTtaactttaaacaaacaaaaacagatttattgtTGGAAGGAATTCCACTGCATGCCAGCTCAcgattttcttgttttaaataa